GAGGACCCTCGCCAGGTCGCACGCGTCGAACAGTTGCTCGACCACACGGTCCAGGGCCACGGTTACGCCAAGGCGCCGTTCGACGCCGCCTGTTGGGACCTGCTCGGGCAAGCGGCTGATCAGCCCGTGTGGATGCTGCTCGGTGGCAAGCTCACCGACGGTGCGTCGATGTACCGCGTGGCGCCGCAGAAGGCCACCGACGAGACGCTGGCCGAAATGCAGCGCCACCGCACGAACGGCTACCGCCAGTTCCAGATCAAGGTGGGCGGCGACTGGGCCAGCGACGTCGATCGCATTCGTGCCGGGGTTGGCATGCTTGAGCCGGGCGAGAAAGCCATGGCCGACGCCAACCAGGGCTGGCGTGTGGACAACGCGATCCGCGTCGCGCGTGCAACACGCGACCTCGATTTCATCCTCGAGCAGCCGTGTCGCACCTATGAGGAGTGCCAGCAGGTGCGCCGCGTGGCCGAGCAACCGATGAAACTCGACGAGTGTGTCACCGGCCTGCGCGCGGCGCAGCGCATCGTCGCCGACCGCGGCGCCGAGATCTGCTGCCTGAAGATCTCCAACCTTGGCGGCTTGAGCAAGGCGCGGCGCGTGCGCGACTTCCTGGTCGAGAACCGCATCCCGGTGGTGTCTGAGGACACG
The DNA window shown above is from Pseudomonadota bacterium and carries:
- a CDS encoding mandelate racemase/muconate lactonizing enzyme family protein, with amino-acid sequence MKITRIRVFKTHLPYVGGAYMWGAGNAIETAIASVVVIDTDAGLQGCGEFTPCGENYMVAHSEGVEALARLVAPRLLGEDPRQVARVEQLLDHTVQGHGYAKAPFDAACWDLLGQAADQPVWMLLGGKLTDGASMYRVAPQKATDETLAEMQRHRTNGYRQFQIKVGGDWASDVDRIRAGVGMLEPGEKAMADANQGWRVDNAIRVARATRDLDFILEQPCRTYEECQQVRRVAEQPMKLDECVTGLRAAQRIVADRGAEICCLKISNLGGLSKARRVRDFLVENRIPVVSEDTWGGEITSSVVAHFAASTPTEYLQNTTDLMHYNTRSTGIGGATTADGKLYAPDAPGLGVTPDFDSLGDPVASYEP